The following are from one region of the Capsicum annuum cultivar UCD-10X-F1 chromosome 1, UCD10Xv1.1, whole genome shotgun sequence genome:
- the LOC107871643 gene encoding glucan endo-1,3-beta-glucosidase 5, whose protein sequence is MGILGVKYGLYISMILGLMVLGKVYGIGANWGTQATHPLPPNIVVKLLKDNGIQKVKLFDADSEILKALSGSGIEVMVGIPNEMLWILANSMDAAEKWVEKNVSSHVSSNSVDIKYVAVGNEPFLAQLNGTFLSTTFPALQNIQAALIKAGLGNRVKVTIPLNADVYQSSNEKPSTGDFRQDIHDLMVNIVKFLNDNGGAFTVNIYPFISLYNDPNFPADYAFFDGYSSPIDDNGKIYNNVFDANHDTLLWALQKNGFPNMSIMIGEIGWPTDGDTNANLKAAQKFNQGFMTHISGGKGTPMRPGPIDAYLFSLIDEDAKSIQPGNFERHWGIYYFDGTPKYNLSLGTNNGGGLVPATGVRYLARQWCVLSPSASLDNPQLADSVGYACSHADCTSLGHGTSCSDLDSRGNVSYAFNSYYQENDQQSSACKFPNLSMITNTDPSPPGGTCKFKIMIQASGPNSHKSNAFTTKPVNVMFLVIISLLSVL, encoded by the exons ATGGGAATTTTGGGGGTGAAATATGGTTTATATATTTCAATGATTTTGGGGTTGATGGTACTAGGTAAAGTGTATGGAATAGGAGCAAACTGGGGAACACAAGCAACACATCCATTGCCACCAAACATAGTAGTGAAGTTGTTGAAAGACAATGGGATTCAGAAAGTGAAGCTGTTTGATGCAGATTCAGAAATCTTGAAAGCACTCAGTGGCTCTGGAATTGAAGTCATGGTTGGAATCCCAAATGAAATGCTTTGGATTTTAGCTAATAGCATGGATGCTGCTGAGAAATGGGTAGAAAAGAATGTTTCTTCACACGTCTCTTCCAATAGTGTTGACATCAA ATACGTTGCAGTTGGAAATGAACCATTTCTAGCTCAGTTAAATGGGACGTTTCTGTCAACAACATTCCCGGCTCTTCAAAACATCCAGGCAGCCCTTATAAAAGCTGGTCTTGGTAATAGGGTGAAAGTCACTATTCCTCTCAATGCCGATGTATACCAGAGTTCAAATGAAAAACCGTCAACAGGTGACTTCCGCCAAGACATTCATGATCTCATGGTGAACATTGTCAAGTTCTTGAATGACAATGGAGGCGCATTTACTGTCAATATCTATCCCTTTATAAGTCTCTACAATGACCCCAACTTCCCTGCTGACTATGCTTTCTTTGATGGATATTCAAGCCCCATCGATGACAATGGGAAAATCTACAACAATGTGTTTGATGCAAATCACGATACCCTTCTTTGGGCATTGCAGAAAAATGGATTCCCAAACATGTCGATTATGATAGGGGAAATTGGATGGCCAACAGATGGAGACACTAATGCAAACTTGAAGGCTGCCCAGAAATTCAACCAAGGATTCATGACTCACATTTCAGGTGGAAAGGGGACTCCAATGAGACCTGGCCCTATAGATGCTTACCTGTTCAGTCTGATTGATGAGGACGCGAAAAGTATTCAGCCCGGTAACTTTGAGCGCCATTGGGGAATATATTACTTCGATGGTACCCCTAAATACAATCTTTCCTTGGGTACAAACAATGGAGGTGGTTTAGTACCAGCAACTGGAGTTCGTTACCTGGCTCGCCAGTGGTGTGTGTTGTCACCCTCTGCTAGCCTTGATAATCCTCAGCTAGCTGATAGTGTGGGATATGCATGTTCACATGCTGATTGCACCAGCCTCGGGCATGGGACGTCGTGCTCGGATCTGGATTCTCGTGGCAACGTTTCATATGCATTCAACAGTTACTATCAGGAAAACGACCAGCAATCTAGTGCCTGCAAGTTTCCAAACCTTTCCATGATCACAAACACGGATCCGTCACCACCGGGTGGAACCTGtaaattcaaaatcatgatcCAAGCAAGTGGTCCTAACAGCCATAAGAGCAATGCATTTACAACTAAGCCTGTCAATGTGATGTTTCTGGTTATAATTTCTTTGTTGAGTGTTTTGTAG